A genome region from Stenotrophomonas maltophilia includes the following:
- a CDS encoding TonB-dependent receptor, with protein sequence MGMKHSTRKHGQDALSLAIALALAAAVVPAGAAAQQATTTGSQEATNLDSVQVTGYRYAIEKSLEQKRDANAVVEVITAEDVGKFPDKNVADALQRVPGVVITRSGGEGKTVSVRGLAPDLTLTQLNGNYVATSETNDEATRSFNYTLLPSNMLSSAELFKSPEARIDEGGIGGTVILHTRRPLDMESNSGFVTLEGTSSDTHHDIDPQASALYSWHSKDERFGVLVGVTQQKRTTRTMEASTEDYQWYGAGKARDAYGNVQSQDGIHYWWGKSGFNNQTGGNYSDFFMPTSANFAVKEEKRERKGGQLTFQFKPVDNVTMTANYFRFELQGDYTQNMLKIPEWSMARFNGDGNWAGGRLLNGLDFDPSGNTVTGAQFEKLAGKTYYCSEDQAKAAGLKPGGWGPDDCTVPTPQLTGGYSKEKALSQTADLTIEWDISPLWKASFTGGRTWSEGGPSMNFRMSAKPRRKVGSDYLSGNQYSAWDLTGTPSATFSPDLQQQLMNGIAEVDTGSTDSSWKRTEVKQNYFQADVTKLFESGWLDSIQFGAKYRDGKVHRNTGNTYWTCQGRDPADYKDGRYQAGCDPTAGDAQPGFFLSNPISNIAGGFNANVFPGINYPAYIDYLNKTYGGSHNRTEEDFVYNVNEKIYSGYFQANFRTERLRGNVGVRVVRTKQFAQSSDSIEKFNDYFLDNASGAPMACTDPAAAAYPGYGCESGFVRLPYDLAQSKTHELIGVDRTYTDILPSFNIAWDITDTLVLRGAVSKVIARPGYTDIATPGALSFYSAEYVDDRRVAGGAPNPGWAGEGSNKQLQPFKATQYDLGLEWYFQPGAVAGVGLFRKDVSNFTVPVVRDTQMTVGGEVVTVQNYKTKANGQDGVSQGVELYGQYTFDSGFGVQANYTYNDTNLASIVIDGQNIGSSPLVGSAKNQANVTVFYENDKFLARASFNRRGEVVGGLQNGMTVYTEPYDQLDLNVAYNLTPDWTLTASVINATKSEQRVHLGNDTKARLISNTYAGRQLYFGATWKF encoded by the coding sequence ATGGGAATGAAGCATTCAACACGTAAGCATGGCCAGGATGCATTGTCGCTGGCCATCGCGCTGGCCCTGGCCGCCGCCGTCGTTCCGGCCGGCGCCGCCGCGCAGCAGGCAACCACCACCGGCTCGCAGGAAGCCACCAACCTGGACAGCGTCCAGGTCACCGGCTACCGCTACGCCATTGAAAAGAGCCTTGAGCAGAAGCGCGACGCCAATGCCGTGGTCGAAGTGATCACCGCCGAGGACGTCGGCAAGTTCCCCGACAAGAACGTGGCCGACGCACTGCAGCGCGTGCCCGGCGTGGTCATCACCCGCAGTGGCGGCGAAGGCAAGACCGTCAGTGTGCGCGGCCTGGCCCCGGACCTGACCCTGACCCAGTTGAACGGCAACTACGTCGCCACCTCGGAAACCAACGACGAGGCCACCCGTTCGTTCAACTACACCCTGCTGCCGTCGAACATGCTGTCCAGCGCCGAGCTGTTCAAGTCGCCGGAAGCACGCATCGACGAAGGCGGCATCGGTGGCACGGTCATCCTGCATACCCGTCGTCCGCTGGACATGGAATCCAACTCGGGCTTCGTCACGCTCGAGGGCACGTCTTCCGACACCCATCACGATATCGATCCGCAGGCCTCGGCCCTGTACTCCTGGCACAGCAAGGATGAGCGTTTCGGCGTGCTGGTCGGCGTGACGCAGCAGAAGCGCACCACCCGCACCATGGAAGCCAGCACCGAGGACTACCAGTGGTATGGCGCCGGCAAGGCGCGCGATGCCTATGGCAACGTGCAGTCGCAGGATGGCATCCACTACTGGTGGGGCAAGTCCGGATTCAACAACCAGACCGGCGGCAACTACAGCGATTTCTTCATGCCGACCTCGGCCAACTTCGCGGTGAAGGAAGAAAAGCGCGAGCGCAAGGGCGGCCAGCTGACGTTCCAGTTCAAGCCAGTCGACAACGTCACGATGACGGCCAACTACTTCCGCTTCGAGCTGCAGGGTGACTACACCCAGAACATGCTGAAGATTCCGGAATGGAGCATGGCTCGTTTCAACGGCGATGGAAACTGGGCGGGCGGACGCCTGCTCAATGGGTTGGACTTCGACCCCAGCGGCAACACCGTCACCGGTGCACAGTTCGAAAAGCTGGCCGGAAAGACCTACTACTGCAGCGAAGACCAGGCCAAGGCCGCCGGACTCAAGCCCGGTGGCTGGGGCCCGGACGACTGCACGGTTCCGACGCCGCAGCTGACTGGCGGCTACAGCAAGGAAAAGGCACTATCGCAGACCGCTGACCTGACCATCGAATGGGATATCAGCCCGCTGTGGAAGGCCTCGTTCACCGGCGGCCGCACCTGGTCCGAAGGTGGCCCGTCGATGAACTTCCGGATGTCGGCCAAGCCGCGCCGCAAGGTCGGCAGCGATTACCTGTCGGGCAACCAGTACAGCGCCTGGGACCTCACCGGCACGCCCTCGGCCACCTTCTCGCCCGACCTGCAGCAGCAGCTGATGAACGGCATCGCCGAAGTCGACACCGGTTCGACCGATTCGTCGTGGAAGCGCACCGAGGTCAAGCAGAACTACTTCCAGGCCGACGTCACCAAGCTGTTTGAATCGGGCTGGCTGGACTCGATCCAGTTTGGTGCCAAGTACCGCGACGGCAAGGTCCACCGCAATACCGGTAACACCTACTGGACCTGCCAGGGCCGTGATCCGGCCGACTACAAGGACGGCCGTTACCAAGCGGGTTGCGACCCGACTGCCGGCGACGCGCAGCCCGGCTTCTTCCTGTCCAATCCGATCAGCAACATCGCCGGCGGTTTCAATGCGAATGTGTTCCCGGGCATCAACTACCCGGCCTACATCGACTACCTGAACAAGACCTACGGCGGTTCGCACAACCGTACCGAGGAAGACTTCGTCTACAACGTCAACGAAAAGATCTACTCGGGCTATTTCCAGGCCAACTTCCGCACCGAGCGTCTGCGCGGCAACGTCGGCGTGCGCGTAGTACGCACCAAGCAGTTCGCGCAGTCCTCCGACTCGATCGAGAAGTTCAACGATTACTTCCTGGACAACGCGTCCGGCGCGCCGATGGCGTGCACCGACCCGGCTGCTGCGGCCTACCCGGGCTATGGCTGCGAGAGTGGCTTCGTGCGACTGCCGTATGATCTGGCGCAGAGCAAGACCCATGAACTGATCGGCGTCGACCGCACGTATACCGATATCCTGCCGAGCTTCAACATCGCCTGGGACATCACTGACACCCTGGTGCTGCGCGGCGCCGTGTCAAAGGTCATCGCCCGTCCGGGCTACACCGATATCGCCACCCCGGGCGCTCTGAGCTTCTACAGCGCCGAATACGTCGACGATCGTCGCGTCGCCGGCGGTGCGCCGAACCCGGGTTGGGCCGGCGAAGGCAGCAACAAGCAGCTGCAGCCGTTCAAGGCCACGCAGTACGACCTGGGCCTGGAATGGTACTTCCAGCCGGGCGCCGTGGCCGGTGTCGGCCTGTTCCGCAAGGACGTGAGCAATTTCACCGTGCCGGTCGTGCGCGACACGCAGATGACTGTCGGCGGCGAAGTGGTGACCGTGCAGAACTACAAGACCAAGGCCAATGGCCAGGATGGTGTTTCGCAGGGCGTGGAACTGTATGGCCAGTACACCTTCGATTCCGGCTTCGGCGTGCAGGCCAACTACACCTACAATGACACCAACCTGGCATCGATCGTGATTGACGGACAGAACATCGGCTCTTCGCCGCTGGTCGGCAGCGCCAAGAACCAGGCCAACGTCACGGTGTTCTACGAGAACGACAAGTTCCTTGCGCGTGCCTCGTTCAACCGTCGCGGCGAAGTTGTGGGGGGCCTGCAGAACGGCATGACGGTCTACACCGAGCCGTATGACCAGCTGGATCTGAACGTGGCCTACAACCTGACCCCGGACTGGACGCTGACCGCCTCGGTGATCAATGCCACCAAGTCCGAGCAGCGCGTGCACCTGGGCAATGACACCAAGGCCCGCCTGATCTCCAACACCTATGCAGGCCGCCAGCTGTACTTCGGCGCCACCTGGAAGTTCTAA
- a CDS encoding heavy-metal-associated domain-containing protein, whose protein sequence is MEFHVDGMTCGGCARSVTRAIQQIDPNASVVADPPTGLVKVQTTASQEQVFAAVNDAGFPPRTA, encoded by the coding sequence ATGGAATTCCATGTCGACGGCATGACCTGCGGCGGCTGCGCACGCAGTGTGACCCGTGCGATCCAGCAGATCGATCCCAACGCCAGCGTTGTGGCCGACCCGCCGACCGGCCTGGTCAAGGTGCAGACCACCGCATCGCAGGAGCAGGTCTTCGCCGCGGTGAACGACGCCGGGTTCCCGCCGCGCACCGCGTGA